A portion of the Lolium rigidum isolate FL_2022 chromosome 1, APGP_CSIRO_Lrig_0.1, whole genome shotgun sequence genome contains these proteins:
- the LOC124683629 gene encoding uncharacterized protein LOC124683629: MGGGGLRRQRYGGGHDYRRLAVMSNCSSSDCVHDEESSSSEDGTGVVRRKSHLDDALFEFFSKQAIKSLKRDFSKFCRDSDMWAENKRPKFSGVDKKCFSVYSFKYFLEVLNRLTVEQSAIIEKFGFGCLLCLSKTYTLHHLYVGLLGPLMLIVLKSLLMTR; the protein is encoded by the exons ATGGGCGGTGGGGGCCTGCGTCGCCAGCGTTATGG GGGGGGGCATGATTACCGTCGTTTGGCTGTTATGTCAAACTGTAGTTCATCCGATTGTGTTCATGATGAAGAAAGCTCTTCCAGTGAAGAT GGTACTGGTGTTGTGAGGAGGAAGAGTCACTTGGATGATgctttgtttgaattttttaGCAAACAG GCTATTAAAAGCTTGAAGAGGGACTTCTCTAAATTTTGCAGGGATTCTGATATGTGGGCAGAG AATAAAAGGCCGAAGTTTTCTGGAGTTGATAAGAAATGTTTCTCTGTTTACTCTTTCAAGTACTTCCTCGAAGTTCTGAATCGGCTAACTGTGGAGCAGAGTGCTATCATTGAGAAATTTGGTTTTGGTTGTCTCCTCTGTCTTTCCAAGACTTATACCCTTCATCATTTATACGTTGGCTTGCTTGGTCCGTTGATGTTGATTGTTCTCAAATCATTGTTGATGACAAGATAA